One stretch of Tepiditoga spiralis DNA includes these proteins:
- the uvrB gene encoding excinuclease ABC subunit UvrB → MYKLKSKFKPQGDQPEAIKKLVENINMGIKYNTLLGVTGSGKTYTMAKIIEETKRPALILSPNKILAVQLYREFKEFFPENRVEFFVSYYDYYQPEAYLPTRDMYIEKTADINDVLMKMRLSTLKSILTRKDVIVVSSVSAIYASGNPADFAETNLYLKVGEEYNRRKILEKLSKMQYTRKEDDFAGGTYRLKGEILDIFPPYDDFGIRVEFFDNEVESIKSFEILNKTTIEKFDKITLYPAKEFITSEKKIMNALSSIEEELNQRINFFKENGKLLEAQRIEQRVRQDIEFLEVMGYCKGIENYSRFFDGRNPGDTPSTLLDYFEKDFITFIDESHIAIPQIRAMYRGDHARKKNLIEYGFRLPAAFDNRPLRFDEFMEKTNQTVYVSATPGPFELEISDSIVEQIIRPTGLLDPEVVVKPTEGQIDDFIEELNKVIKRNERSLAVVLTKKDAEMLSEHLNLIGIKSAYLHSELDTLERTEVVKKLRNGDIDVVVGINLLREGLDLPEVSLVVIMDADREGFLRSETTLIQTIGRAARNVNGKVLLYADKVTKAMKFAIDETNRRRKLQKEFNEKNNIIPKSIIKELPKDIFETYKETIKENEFIFEVAEDTSMEDYIALLEEEMYKAASELNYERAAEYRDEINKVKKQYKK, encoded by the coding sequence ATGTATAAATTAAAATCAAAGTTTAAACCACAAGGTGATCAACCAGAAGCAATAAAAAAATTAGTTGAAAATATAAATATGGGAATAAAATATAATACTTTATTAGGTGTAACTGGTTCTGGAAAAACTTATACTATGGCAAAAATTATTGAAGAAACTAAAAGGCCTGCATTGATTCTTTCACCAAATAAAATTTTAGCTGTTCAACTTTATAGAGAATTTAAAGAATTTTTTCCAGAAAATAGAGTTGAGTTTTTTGTTAGTTATTATGATTATTACCAACCAGAAGCTTATTTACCAACTAGAGATATGTATATTGAAAAAACTGCTGATATAAATGATGTTTTAATGAAAATGAGACTCTCAACATTAAAATCTATTTTAACGAGAAAAGATGTTATAGTTGTATCAAGTGTTTCGGCTATATATGCAAGTGGAAATCCAGCAGATTTTGCAGAAACAAATCTTTATTTAAAGGTTGGAGAAGAATATAATAGAAGAAAGATTTTAGAAAAGCTTTCTAAAATGCAGTATACAAGAAAAGAAGATGATTTTGCTGGTGGAACGTACAGATTAAAAGGAGAAATTTTAGATATTTTCCCACCATATGATGATTTTGGAATAAGAGTTGAATTTTTTGATAATGAAGTTGAAAGTATAAAATCGTTTGAAATTTTAAATAAAACAACAATAGAAAAATTTGATAAAATAACTTTATATCCAGCTAAAGAATTTATTACAAGTGAAAAAAAAATTATGAATGCTTTATCTTCAATAGAAGAAGAATTAAATCAAAGAATTAATTTTTTTAAAGAAAATGGAAAATTATTAGAAGCTCAAAGAATTGAACAAAGAGTTAGACAAGATATAGAATTTCTTGAAGTAATGGGATACTGTAAGGGAATAGAAAATTATTCGAGATTTTTTGATGGTAGAAATCCTGGAGATACACCTTCAACTTTATTAGATTATTTTGAGAAAGATTTTATAACTTTTATAGATGAATCTCATATAGCAATTCCACAAATAAGAGCAATGTATCGTGGAGATCATGCAAGAAAGAAAAATTTAATAGAGTATGGATTTAGACTTCCGGCTGCATTTGATAATAGACCTTTGAGATTTGATGAATTTATGGAAAAAACAAATCAAACTGTATATGTTTCTGCAACTCCTGGCCCATTTGAATTAGAAATTTCAGACTCTATTGTTGAACAAATAATAAGACCAACAGGATTATTAGATCCAGAAGTAGTTGTTAAGCCTACAGAAGGACAAATAGATGATTTTATTGAGGAACTCAATAAGGTAATAAAAAGAAATGAAAGATCTCTTGCTGTTGTGTTGACAAAGAAAGATGCTGAAATGCTTTCAGAACATTTAAATTTAATAGGGATAAAATCTGCTTATTTGCATTCTGAGTTAGATACATTAGAAAGAACAGAGGTGGTAAAAAAATTAAGAAATGGTGATATAGATGTTGTAGTTGGTATTAATTTACTTAGAGAAGGGCTTGATCTACCTGAAGTTTCTTTGGTTGTAATTATGGATGCAGATAGAGAAGGTTTTTTACGTTCTGAAACAACATTAATTCAAACTATAGGAAGAGCTGCAAGAAATGTCAATGGGAAGGTGTTATTGTACGCAGATAAAGTGACAAAAGCTATGAAATTTGCAATTGATGAAACAAATAGAAGAAGAAAATTACAAAAAGAATTTAATGAAAAAAATAATATAATTCCTAAGTCTATAATTAAAGAACTTCCAAAAGATATATTTGAAACTTACAAAGAAACAATAAAAGAAAATGAATTTATTTTTGAAGTAGCAGAAGATACATCTATGGAAGATTACATAGCATTACTTGAAGAAGAAATGTATAAAGCGGCATCTGAATTAAATTATGAGAGAGCAGCTGAATATAGAGATGAAATAAATAAAGTAAAAAAACAATATAAAAAATAA
- the secG gene encoding preprotein translocase subunit SecG codes for MSALGIIFVIVHVILSLGLIYFALQRMQKNSELGGAFGGGAANTQFGREKGFDPAAKLAMWFGIFFMISCFVTTIFLTR; via the coding sequence ATGAGTGCACTTGGAATTATATTTGTTATTGTACACGTTATTTTGTCTTTAGGATTAATTTATTTTGCATTACAAAGAATGCAAAAAAATTCTGAATTAGGTGGTGCTTTTGGTGGTGGAGCAGCAAATACTCAATTTGGTAGAGAAAAAGGATTCGATCCAGCAGCAAAATTGGCAATGTGGTTTGGGATTTTTTTCATGATATCTTGTTTTGTAACAACAATATTTTTAACTAGATAA
- the pulA gene encoding type I pullulanase, which translates to MKKKFFMVLVFSLLLNVIFASQFKPLAPSITSKSKTTVIIHYNRPDGNYEKWNLWIWPKAPVGLDGKRYLFTGKDNFGKYAIINFDDKYTKIGFIVRTDKWEKDVSIDRFIDIPKNGIAEIWVLSDTEKFYTDPQKIDLGPKVKSIIIDSLDSIKVNLTKGLNVKTWKNKIKVLSGNTELKIDSVVKTDPTDISTTTSITINLSNKITDVSKLLTVKIRGFTSNNYGIMRNVLDNEIFRYEKNDLGLTYTKEKATFKVWSPVSSKVELILYDDFYSNKNKKFPMKKNKEGVWELSINGDLEGKSYLYELTSYGEKHLTPDIYSKAVTLNSQRSAIINLNKTNIKWRKRPILNDPVDSIIYETHVKDFTLNKNSGVTNKGKYIGLVEENTSYNGYKTGLEHLKELGITHIHLMPFQDIGSLDENNFSQYGWGYDPKLYFVPDGLYSTNPKDPYTRIKEVKEMVNTLHKNGIRLIMDVVYNHTFQIGKDSPFDQTVPYYYYRTNSTGKYINGSGCGNSIATERYMVRKYILDSLKYWINNYHVDGFRFDLLGMFDKETVELISKELHKELPSILLYGEPWTGGGKLRFGKGDQKNLNIAVFNDDVRNAIRGSVSVVKLKGFGLGGFGKETRIKRGIVGSIEYNSLIRSWTNSPQETINYVSNHDNNTLWDKNALALGLKPWKNKISEKDLNLLKQSQKFSNAIILTMQGIPFLSGGVEFCRSKEGNGNPYNIEKPNIFDWSLKEKNYDVFKYYKDLISLRKDHPAFKLTNSKDIKNSITFFKSPKKVVSFEINYEKDSWKDIIVIYNANLDKTIEFNLPNGVWNLVVNGNTVNMNSIKNMKNNIEVTPLSIYILYKNN; encoded by the coding sequence ATGAAAAAAAAGTTTTTTATGGTACTTGTTTTTAGTTTATTGTTGAATGTTATTTTTGCTTCTCAGTTTAAACCATTGGCTCCGAGCATAACATCTAAATCTAAAACTACAGTTATAATTCATTATAATAGACCTGATGGGAACTATGAAAAATGGAATTTATGGATTTGGCCAAAAGCACCTGTTGGTTTAGATGGAAAAAGATATCTTTTTACAGGAAAAGATAATTTTGGAAAGTATGCCATAATAAATTTTGATGATAAATACACAAAAATAGGATTCATAGTCAGAACAGATAAATGGGAAAAAGATGTTTCTATTGATAGATTTATTGACATTCCAAAAAATGGTATTGCTGAAATATGGGTTTTATCTGATACAGAAAAATTTTATACAGATCCTCAAAAAATTGATCTTGGCCCAAAAGTAAAAAGTATAATAATTGATTCATTAGACTCTATAAAAGTAAATTTAACTAAAGGGCTTAATGTTAAAACTTGGAAAAATAAAATAAAAGTTTTATCTGGAAATACTGAATTAAAAATTGATTCAGTTGTAAAAACAGATCCAACAGATATCTCAACTACTACTTCAATAACAATAAATCTTTCTAATAAAATCACTGATGTATCTAAATTGCTTACTGTAAAAATAAGAGGATTTACTTCAAATAATTATGGGATAATGAGAAATGTATTAGATAATGAGATTTTTAGATATGAAAAAAATGATCTTGGCTTAACTTACACAAAAGAAAAAGCAACTTTTAAAGTATGGTCTCCAGTTTCTTCAAAGGTAGAATTAATACTTTATGATGACTTTTATTCAAATAAAAATAAAAAATTTCCAATGAAAAAAAATAAAGAAGGAGTATGGGAATTATCCATAAATGGTGATTTAGAAGGTAAAAGCTATCTTTACGAATTAACTTCTTATGGAGAAAAACACTTAACTCCAGATATATATTCAAAAGCGGTTACTTTAAACTCTCAAAGATCTGCCATTATTAATTTGAATAAAACTAATATAAAATGGAGAAAAAGACCAATTTTAAATGATCCTGTAGATTCAATTATTTACGAAACACATGTAAAAGATTTTACTTTAAATAAAAATTCAGGAGTTACTAATAAAGGTAAATATATTGGATTAGTTGAAGAAAATACTTCTTATAATGGTTATAAAACAGGATTAGAACATTTAAAAGAACTAGGAATAACACACATACATTTAATGCCATTTCAAGATATTGGTTCATTAGATGAAAATAATTTTTCACAGTATGGCTGGGGTTATGACCCTAAATTATACTTTGTTCCAGATGGACTTTATTCTACAAATCCAAAAGATCCTTATACAAGAATAAAAGAAGTAAAAGAAATGGTAAATACTTTACATAAAAACGGAATAAGATTAATCATGGATGTTGTTTACAATCACACATTTCAAATAGGTAAAGATTCTCCATTTGATCAAACTGTTCCATACTATTATTATAGAACAAATTCCACAGGAAAATATATAAATGGATCGGGATGTGGTAACTCAATAGCAACGGAAAGATATATGGTAAGAAAATACATTCTTGATTCATTAAAGTATTGGATAAATAACTATCATGTTGATGGTTTTAGATTTGATCTTCTTGGTATGTTTGATAAAGAAACAGTTGAATTAATTTCTAAAGAATTACATAAAGAGCTACCTTCTATTTTACTCTATGGAGAACCATGGACTGGTGGAGGAAAATTAAGATTTGGAAAAGGCGATCAAAAAAATTTAAATATTGCCGTTTTTAATGATGATGTTAGAAATGCAATACGAGGAAGTGTTTCTGTTGTAAAGCTAAAAGGATTTGGATTAGGCGGATTTGGAAAAGAAACTAGAATTAAAAGAGGTATTGTTGGATCAATAGAATATAACTCATTAATAAGATCTTGGACAAATTCTCCACAAGAAACAATAAATTATGTTTCTAACCATGATAATAATACACTATGGGATAAAAATGCGCTTGCTCTTGGTTTAAAACCTTGGAAAAACAAAATTTCTGAAAAAGATTTAAATCTTTTAAAACAATCTCAAAAATTTTCAAACGCTATAATATTAACTATGCAAGGAATTCCTTTTTTAAGTGGAGGAGTTGAATTTTGTAGAAGCAAAGAAGGTAATGGAAATCCATATAATATAGAAAAGCCAAATATATTTGATTGGTCGTTAAAAGAAAAAAATTATGATGTTTTTAAATATTACAAAGATCTAATTTCTCTTAGAAAAGATCATCCTGCTTTTAAATTAACTAATTCAAAGGATATTAAGAATTCTATAACTTTTTTTAAATCTCCAAAAAAAGTTGTTTCATTTGAAATAAATTATGAAAAAGATTCTTGGAAAGATATAATTGTAATTTATAATGCAAACTTAGATAAAACAATAGAATTTAATCTACCTAACGGAGTTTGGAATTTAGTAGTTAATGGAAACACAGTAAATATGAATTCTATAAAAAATATGAAAAATAATATTGAAGTAACTCCTCTTTCTATTTATATACTTTATAAAAACAACTAA
- a CDS encoding LacI family DNA-binding transcriptional regulator, which produces MINKEPTIKDVARLANVGITTVSRVLNNSGKVHEKTREKILRIIEEIGYVPNMNARFLSSKRSYSLSFVAPDVGTKFFGIMYTEMEKRLSLNNYRLIYFPLIDDFSLQMIKRKTDIIYHTDAVFLASIPVKNIFKDKIPTKKLILMDSKDERFDSVYVDNYKIGQMAAKYLLKNSDKNTEFYLITFKEFKNEFNSGVFEKRGQGFIDTIGKEKVKVFYGDLRWNGGYKACEKLFKTKKEKKIAVFTISDIIGYGAKIFFDKNEYIPNKDYNLISTDDLPQSKIIGLTTIRQPIAMMAKQACELFFSHLNGRKEVENIELESKLIKRES; this is translated from the coding sequence ATGATTAACAAAGAACCAACAATAAAAGACGTAGCAAGACTAGCAAATGTTGGTATAACAACTGTATCAAGAGTATTAAATAATTCAGGAAAAGTTCACGAAAAAACACGAGAAAAAATATTAAGAATTATAGAAGAAATTGGATATGTTCCAAATATGAATGCTCGTTTTTTATCTAGTAAAAGAAGCTATTCATTATCCTTTGTTGCCCCCGATGTTGGAACAAAATTTTTTGGAATAATGTATACTGAAATGGAAAAAAGACTATCTTTAAATAATTATAGATTAATTTATTTTCCTTTAATCGATGATTTTTCACTTCAAATGATAAAAAGGAAAACCGATATAATTTATCATACAGATGCTGTTTTTTTAGCTTCAATACCTGTAAAAAATATTTTTAAAGATAAGATTCCAACAAAAAAGTTAATACTAATGGATTCTAAAGATGAAAGATTTGATTCTGTTTATGTTGATAACTATAAAATTGGACAAATGGCTGCAAAATACTTATTAAAAAATTCTGATAAAAACACTGAATTTTATTTAATTACTTTTAAAGAATTTAAAAATGAGTTCAATTCAGGCGTTTTTGAAAAAAGGGGTCAAGGATTTATTGATACAATTGGAAAGGAAAAAGTAAAAGTATTTTATGGTGATTTAAGATGGAATGGTGGATATAAAGCATGCGAAAAATTATTTAAAACAAAAAAAGAAAAGAAAATAGCTGTTTTTACAATTAGTGACATTATTGGATATGGTGCAAAAATATTTTTTGATAAAAATGAATATATTCCTAATAAAGACTATAATTTAATTTCCACAGATGATTTGCCACAAAGTAAAATAATAGGTTTAACAACTATAAGGCAACCAATAGCAATGATGGCAAAACAAGCTTGTGAATTATTTTTCTCACACTTAAATGGAAGAAAAGAAGTTGAAAATATAGAACTTGAATCAAAATTAATTAAAAGAGAATCTTGA
- the lepA gene encoding translation elongation factor 4, translated as MYNPELIRNISIIAHIDHGKTTLVDRILELTHSIDERKMKDQYLDMMDIERERGITIKSQPVKIYFNSKDGNKYEINIIDTPGHVDFTYEVSRSLAACEGAVLLVDASQGVEAQTVTNTYLAIENDLEIIAALNKIDLPNANPEETMLELDDLIGLDVDSIKTISGKTGEGVEELLETIVSKIPPPTSKGTSKDKLKALIFDAIYDRYKGIIINTRVFSGTIKKGDKIKLMATGKDYEVIELGIFHPEMTESDSLSAGEVGYIVAGIKNIEEAKVGDTITSSLDPISKPLEGYQEVKPMVYAGLYPGVPDYYEELRKALDKLKLNDASFSFIPENSPAMGFGFRCGFLGLLHMEVIRERIEREFELAVILTAPSVVYKAKLRNSEIVEINNPAEYPEPDSIDKVFEPYAKLEIITPPEYMGNLINLAQVEKRGEFLSVSNAGKNRVVLHFEIPLAELIFDFFDKMKAISRGYASMDYEFLDYRQSDLIKVKILVNKEPVDALSFIAHKSKAYETARKVVDKLQDLIPKHQFEIPVQGYADGRIIARSTIKAFRKDVLAKCYGGDITRKMKLLEKQKAGKKKMREIGNVNIPQDAFLALLRINDEDTKK; from the coding sequence TTGTACAACCCAGAATTGATAAGAAATATATCTATTATCGCTCATATAGATCATGGTAAAACTACACTTGTAGATAGAATACTTGAATTAACTCATTCTATTGATGAAAGAAAAATGAAAGATCAATATTTAGATATGATGGATATAGAAAGGGAACGTGGAATAACTATAAAATCTCAACCTGTAAAAATTTACTTTAATTCAAAGGATGGAAATAAGTATGAAATAAATATAATAGATACTCCTGGCCACGTTGATTTCACATATGAAGTTTCAAGAAGTTTAGCAGCATGTGAAGGCGCTGTATTGCTTGTTGATGCATCACAAGGAGTTGAAGCTCAAACAGTTACGAATACATATCTTGCTATTGAAAATGATTTAGAAATAATAGCTGCATTAAATAAAATAGATTTACCAAATGCAAATCCAGAAGAAACAATGTTAGAACTCGATGATCTAATTGGATTAGATGTAGATAGCATTAAAACAATTAGTGGAAAAACAGGAGAAGGTGTTGAAGAACTATTAGAAACAATTGTTTCAAAAATCCCACCACCAACTTCAAAAGGAACATCTAAAGATAAATTAAAAGCTTTAATATTTGATGCAATATATGATAGATATAAAGGAATAATAATTAACACAAGAGTATTTTCTGGCACCATAAAAAAAGGAGACAAAATAAAATTAATGGCCACCGGAAAAGATTATGAAGTAATAGAATTAGGAATTTTTCATCCAGAGATGACAGAAAGCGATAGTTTATCAGCTGGTGAAGTTGGATACATAGTTGCTGGTATTAAAAATATTGAAGAAGCAAAAGTCGGAGATACAATAACATCTTCTCTTGATCCTATTTCTAAACCTCTTGAAGGGTATCAAGAAGTCAAACCTATGGTTTATGCTGGATTATATCCTGGTGTTCCCGATTATTACGAAGAACTCCGTAAAGCTCTTGATAAATTAAAACTAAATGATGCATCATTTAGTTTTATACCAGAAAATTCTCCAGCAATGGGTTTTGGATTTAGATGTGGATTTTTGGGATTATTACATATGGAAGTAATTAGAGAAAGAATTGAAAGAGAATTCGAACTTGCAGTAATATTAACTGCTCCAAGTGTTGTTTATAAAGCAAAATTAAGAAATTCTGAAATTGTAGAAATAAATAATCCAGCAGAATACCCAGAACCTGATAGTATAGACAAAGTTTTTGAACCTTATGCAAAATTAGAAATAATAACTCCTCCTGAATATATGGGCAATTTAATAAACCTTGCTCAAGTTGAAAAAAGAGGAGAATTTTTATCAGTTTCAAATGCTGGTAAAAATAGAGTTGTTTTACATTTTGAAATTCCTTTAGCTGAATTAATCTTTGATTTCTTTGATAAAATGAAAGCAATAAGTCGTGGCTATGCTTCTATGGATTATGAATTTTTAGATTATAGACAATCAGACTTAATTAAAGTAAAAATATTAGTAAATAAAGAACCAGTAGATGCTTTATCTTTTATTGCTCACAAATCAAAAGCTTATGAAACGGCAAGAAAAGTTGTAGATAAATTACAAGATTTAATTCCTAAACATCAGTTTGAAATACCTGTTCAAGGATATGCAGATGGAAGAATAATAGCTCGTTCCACTATAAAAGCCTTTAGAAAAGATGTTTTGGCTAAATGTTATGGTGGAGATATAACAAGAAAAATGAAATTACTCGAAAAACAAAAAGCAGGAAAGAAAAAGATGAGAGAAATAGGAAATGTAAATATCCCACAAGATGCTTTCTTAGCTCTTTTAAGAATAAATGATGAAGACACTAAAAAATAG
- a CDS encoding HAD family hydrolase, with protein MIKGIIFDLYGTLIDASSLFKKVAFELSDETNIDPLIIENRIYELYDDIFKNYYLNEFKSERYYYGKLFKKLKEEISFISSIEEIIDFMYESFSKLPLYADVTYLNELRQNGYKIIILSNADSSFVKEGLINNRLFYNELIISEEVKFYKPSKEIFDIALSKSNLRTSEVLFVGDNLDTDIKGGVNAGIKSILIDRDNKYKYALKIKNLYELKKYME; from the coding sequence ATGATAAAAGGTATAATTTTTGATTTATATGGAACTCTTATAGATGCAAGTTCTTTATTTAAAAAAGTTGCATTTGAATTATCTGATGAAACTAATATAGATCCTTTAATAATAGAAAATAGAATTTATGAATTGTATGATGATATTTTTAAAAATTATTATTTAAATGAATTTAAATCAGAGAGATATTATTATGGGAAATTATTTAAGAAATTAAAAGAAGAAATATCTTTTATTTCAAGTATAGAAGAAATTATAGATTTTATGTATGAATCATTTTCAAAATTACCACTTTATGCAGATGTGACATATTTAAATGAATTACGACAAAATGGTTATAAGATAATAATTCTTAGTAATGCAGATTCATCTTTTGTAAAAGAAGGATTAATAAATAATAGACTTTTTTATAATGAATTAATAATTTCAGAAGAAGTAAAATTTTATAAACCATCAAAAGAAATTTTTGATATTGCATTGAGTAAAAGTAATTTAAGAACAAGTGAAGTTTTATTTGTGGGAGATAATTTAGACACAGATATAAAAGGTGGAGTAAATGCTGGAATAAAATCTATTTTAATTGATAGAGATAATAAATATAAATATGCACTTAAAATAAAAAATTTATATGAATTAAAAAAATATATGGAGTAA